In Vibrio atlanticus, the following proteins share a genomic window:
- the glyQ gene encoding glycine--tRNA ligase subunit alpha: MQKYDIKTFQGMILALQDYWAQNGCTIVQPLDMEVGAGTSHPMTCLRALGPEPMSTAYVQPSRRPTDGRYGENPNRLQHYYQFQVALKPSPDNIQELYLGSLEVLGVDPLVHDIRFVEDNWENPTLGAWGLGWEVWLNGMEVTQFTYFQQVGGLECKPVTGEITYGIERLAMYIQEVDSVYDLVWNVAPDGSNVTYGDIFHQNEVEQSTYNFEHADVDFLFTFFDQCEKECKELLELEKPLPLPAYERILKAGHAFNILDARKAISVTERQRYILRIRNLTKAVAEAYYASREALGFPMCKKDK; encoded by the coding sequence ATGCAAAAATACGATATCAAAACCTTCCAGGGAATGATCCTCGCGCTGCAGGATTACTGGGCACAAAACGGTTGTACCATTGTTCAACCACTAGATATGGAAGTAGGTGCTGGCACCTCTCACCCAATGACATGTCTACGTGCACTTGGCCCAGAGCCAATGTCTACGGCATACGTTCAACCTTCTCGTCGTCCGACCGATGGTCGTTACGGTGAAAACCCGAACCGCCTGCAGCACTACTATCAATTCCAAGTAGCTCTAAAACCTTCTCCAGATAACATCCAGGAGTTGTACTTAGGCTCTCTTGAAGTTCTTGGTGTCGACCCACTTGTTCACGATATTCGTTTCGTAGAAGACAACTGGGAAAACCCAACGCTAGGCGCATGGGGTCTTGGTTGGGAAGTATGGCTAAACGGTATGGAAGTGACTCAATTCACTTACTTCCAACAAGTTGGCGGTCTTGAGTGTAAACCTGTAACGGGCGAGATCACTTACGGTATAGAGCGTCTAGCAATGTACATCCAAGAAGTAGACTCTGTTTACGACCTTGTATGGAACGTAGCACCAGACGGTTCTAACGTGACTTACGGTGACATCTTCCACCAAAACGAAGTTGAGCAATCAACATACAACTTCGAGCACGCAGACGTAGATTTCCTATTCACTTTCTTCGACCAGTGCGAAAAAGAGTGTAAAGAGCTACTTGAGCTTGAGAAGCCACTTCCGCTTCCAGCTTACGAGCGCATTCTAAAAGCAGGTCACGCATTCAACATCCTTGATGCGCGCAAAGCTATCTCTGTAACAGAGCGTCAACGTTACATCCTTCGTATCCGCAACCTGACTAAAGCTGTTGCAGAGGCGTACTACGCGTCACGTGAAGCGCTTGGCTTCCCAATGTGTAAGAAGGATAAATAA
- a CDS encoding alpha-amylase, producing the protein MKKTVLALSILALSACSQTSDNNLLLTIDNDTVVFESTGKGTVIAEQELAKGSYTFSIGDTQNTCGTNFALAEESRIKFNKPLRLNDCADKSEIEIKIFRANTYQFTLNPQTNELTVQIKPKQQQVQSFACPVPSDQPTTVNVAQTFDDGTLVRDALSGTQATVTNGSVSMQPAENSQGVLLLEKVEPETKADFSWDNTTVYFVMTDRFHNGNPDNDNSYGRSQDGQDDIGTFHGGDLAGLTEKLDYIESLGANAIWITSPLEQIHGWVGGGDRGDFKHYGYHGYYHQDWTKLDDNMGTEDELKTFIDTAHSKGIRVVWDVVMNHTGYATLADMQEFDFGKLNLTDEQAKQTLGENWTDWQPEAGQNWHYFNNYISYSDKEAWEKWWGKAWLRSDIGAYDSPGYNNLTMSLAHLPDFKTESTETTGLPNFYRNKSTSATDELQIPRDHLITWLSDWVREYGVDGFRVDTAKHVELDAWTELKDSTNQALAEWKQNNPDKALDDLPFWMTGEVWAHSVVKSDYFANGFDSIINFEFQSDIAPKALKCLSDLDADYLRYADKINSDSEFNVLSYLSSHDTSLFWTQHGSDFAKQTKAANALMLTPGAVQIYYGDEIARDFGPTGSDPMQGTRSDMPWDQITGERAELLEHWQALGQFRQRHPAVAQGKHIIRNSKGYYAFERQYQDDKVLVVYTGSK; encoded by the coding sequence ATGAAAAAAACAGTACTCGCGCTTTCAATACTCGCACTCAGCGCATGCAGCCAAACCAGTGATAACAACCTACTACTGACGATTGATAACGACACTGTCGTATTTGAATCAACAGGTAAAGGTACCGTGATTGCAGAACAGGAACTCGCTAAAGGTAGCTATACCTTCTCTATCGGCGATACTCAAAATACCTGTGGTACCAACTTTGCGCTGGCTGAAGAAAGCCGCATCAAATTCAATAAGCCCCTTCGCCTAAACGACTGCGCCGATAAATCTGAAATAGAGATTAAGATCTTTCGTGCTAACACCTACCAATTTACGCTCAACCCACAAACCAATGAACTCACGGTTCAGATAAAGCCAAAGCAGCAACAAGTACAAAGCTTTGCTTGTCCGGTTCCTAGTGATCAGCCAACCACTGTCAATGTTGCTCAGACCTTTGACGATGGCACCTTAGTTAGAGATGCTCTTTCAGGCACACAAGCGACTGTAACCAACGGCAGCGTCTCCATGCAGCCAGCAGAAAATAGCCAAGGTGTTCTGCTGCTTGAGAAAGTAGAACCAGAAACCAAGGCCGATTTTAGTTGGGACAACACCACGGTTTACTTCGTAATGACCGACCGTTTCCATAATGGTAATCCTGATAACGACAACAGCTATGGTCGCAGCCAAGACGGACAAGATGACATCGGCACCTTCCACGGTGGTGACTTGGCAGGCTTAACCGAAAAACTCGACTATATAGAATCGCTCGGTGCCAATGCTATCTGGATTACCTCTCCACTAGAGCAGATCCACGGCTGGGTTGGCGGTGGCGATCGCGGCGACTTCAAACATTATGGCTACCATGGCTACTACCACCAAGACTGGACCAAGCTCGATGACAACATGGGCACCGAAGACGAACTGAAAACCTTCATCGATACCGCGCACAGCAAAGGCATTCGCGTTGTTTGGGATGTGGTGATGAACCACACTGGCTACGCCACGCTTGCCGACATGCAAGAGTTCGACTTCGGCAAACTCAACCTTACCGATGAACAAGCTAAACAAACCCTCGGCGAAAACTGGACAGATTGGCAACCAGAAGCAGGCCAGAACTGGCACTACTTCAATAACTACATCTCTTACAGTGACAAAGAAGCGTGGGAGAAATGGTGGGGTAAAGCTTGGTTACGCAGCGACATTGGTGCTTATGACTCTCCGGGTTACAACAACCTCACCATGTCTCTGGCACACCTGCCCGATTTCAAAACAGAGTCGACAGAGACAACCGGGCTGCCTAACTTCTATCGCAATAAGTCCACCAGCGCGACCGATGAACTCCAAATCCCTCGTGACCATTTAATCACTTGGCTATCAGATTGGGTGCGCGAATATGGCGTTGATGGTTTTAGGGTCGATACCGCCAAGCACGTTGAGTTAGATGCGTGGACAGAGCTTAAAGATAGCACTAACCAAGCGCTTGCAGAATGGAAGCAAAACAACCCAGACAAAGCGTTGGATGACCTACCATTCTGGATGACAGGTGAAGTGTGGGCGCACAGCGTAGTGAAATCAGACTATTTCGCTAACGGGTTTGATTCGATCATCAACTTTGAATTCCAGAGTGATATCGCACCCAAAGCACTTAAGTGTCTATCCGATCTCGATGCTGACTACCTACGCTACGCAGACAAGATCAACAGTGACAGTGAGTTCAACGTGTTGAGTTACCTTTCATCTCACGACACCTCGTTATTCTGGACACAGCACGGCAGTGACTTTGCTAAACAAACCAAAGCTGCAAACGCGTTGATGCTGACTCCCGGTGCAGTGCAGATCTATTACGGTGATGAGATTGCACGAGATTTTGGCCCAACAGGATCAGATCCGATGCAGGGCACCCGTTCAGACATGCCTTGGGATCAAATTACAGGCGAACGAGCGGAGTTGCTGGAACACTGGCAAGCGCTTGGCCAATTCCGCCAACGCCACCCAGCGGTTGCTCAAGGCAAGCACATCATCCGTAACAGCAAGGGCTACTATGCCTTCGAGCGCCAATACCAAGATGACAAGGTGTTGGTTGTGTACACCGGCTCGAAATAA
- a CDS encoding MDR family oxidoreductase, producing MFKALVLNQEDKKTIASVSQIDESQLPEGNVKVDVSYSSLNYKDGLAITGKGRIVRNFPMVPGIDLSGVVSQSDDPRYKAGDEVVLTGWGVGEGHWGGMAEKASLNGDWLVPMPAGLDAKKVMAIGTAGFTAMLCVQAIVDAGIKPEDGEILVTGASGGVGSVSITLLNQLGYKVAAVTGRASANGELLKSLGATRIVERAELEEPAKPLEKQLWAGAIDTVGSKVLAKVLAQIDYNGAVAMCGLAGGFDLPTTVMPFILRNVRLQGVDSVMCPREKRIKAWEQLAELLPESFYSQATKEVSLDGAIQAAEDITNGQITGRVVIKL from the coding sequence ATGTTTAAAGCACTTGTACTAAACCAAGAAGACAAAAAAACTATCGCATCAGTTTCTCAAATTGATGAGTCTCAATTACCAGAAGGTAACGTGAAGGTTGATGTGAGCTACTCTTCTTTGAACTACAAAGATGGTTTGGCGATAACAGGTAAAGGGCGCATTGTTCGCAACTTCCCTATGGTTCCTGGTATCGACCTTTCTGGTGTGGTTTCACAATCTGATGACCCGCGCTACAAAGCAGGCGACGAAGTTGTTCTGACGGGTTGGGGTGTTGGTGAAGGCCACTGGGGCGGTATGGCTGAGAAAGCTAGCCTAAATGGTGACTGGTTAGTGCCAATGCCTGCAGGTCTTGACGCTAAGAAAGTAATGGCGATTGGCACAGCTGGCTTCACTGCGATGCTTTGTGTGCAAGCTATCGTAGATGCAGGCATCAAACCTGAAGACGGTGAAATCCTAGTAACAGGTGCAAGTGGCGGTGTAGGCAGTGTATCTATCACTCTACTAAACCAACTGGGTTACAAAGTAGCAGCAGTTACTGGCCGAGCTTCAGCAAATGGTGAGCTTCTAAAATCACTAGGCGCGACACGCATTGTTGAGCGTGCTGAATTAGAAGAACCAGCGAAACCACTTGAGAAACAATTGTGGGCTGGTGCTATCGATACAGTAGGTAGCAAAGTACTTGCGAAAGTATTAGCACAAATTGATTACAATGGCGCGGTTGCAATGTGTGGCCTAGCAGGTGGTTTTGATTTACCAACCACGGTAATGCCATTCATTCTGCGTAACGTTCGCCTACAAGGTGTGGATTCAGTAATGTGCCCTCGTGAAAAACGTATTAAAGCGTGGGAACAACTGGCTGAATTACTACCTGAGTCTTTCTACAGCCAAGCGACTAAAGAAGTGTCTTTAGATGGTGCAATTCAAGCTGCAGAAGACATCACTAACGGTCAAATCACTGGTCGCGTAGTTATTAAACTATAA
- the fadA gene encoding acetyl-CoA C-acyltransferase FadA yields the protein MKNVVVVDCLRTPMGRSKGGAFRHTRAEDLSAHLMKGILERNPEVNPVEIEDIYWGCVQQTLEQGFNVARNAALLAGLPIEIGAVTVNRLCGSSMQALHDATRSIMVGDAEICLIGGVEHMGHVPMNHGVDFHPGMSKHVAKAAGMMGLTAEMLGKMHGISREDQDAFAARSHARAQAATVEGRFKNEILPTEAHAADGSLFTLDYDEVIRPETTVEGLSQLRPVFDPANGTVTAGTSSALSDGASAMLIMSEDKANALGLKIRARVKSMAIAGCDPSIMGYGPVPATQKALKRAGLNIEDMGVIELNEAFAAQSLPCAKDLGLLDVVDEKVNLNGGAIALGHPLGCSGSRISTTLINLMEAQDVKYGLATMCIGLGQGIATVFERP from the coding sequence ATGAAAAATGTAGTTGTTGTTGATTGCCTTCGTACCCCAATGGGACGTTCCAAAGGTGGAGCTTTCCGTCACACTCGTGCTGAAGATCTGTCGGCACATTTGATGAAAGGCATTTTAGAGCGCAACCCAGAAGTAAACCCTGTCGAAATTGAAGACATTTACTGGGGTTGTGTACAACAAACGCTAGAGCAAGGCTTCAACGTCGCACGTAACGCTGCTTTGCTTGCTGGTCTACCGATTGAAATTGGTGCGGTAACAGTCAACCGTTTATGTGGCTCATCTATGCAAGCTCTGCATGATGCAACCCGCTCTATCATGGTTGGTGATGCTGAAATCTGCCTTATCGGTGGTGTAGAACACATGGGTCACGTACCAATGAACCATGGTGTTGATTTTCACCCTGGCATGTCTAAACACGTAGCGAAAGCTGCCGGTATGATGGGCCTAACGGCTGAGATGCTAGGCAAAATGCACGGTATTAGCCGTGAAGACCAAGATGCATTCGCCGCTCGTTCACATGCTCGAGCACAAGCTGCAACAGTAGAAGGTCGTTTCAAGAACGAAATCCTACCAACCGAAGCTCACGCAGCAGACGGTTCACTGTTCACTCTGGATTACGATGAAGTTATTCGCCCAGAAACAACAGTTGAAGGCTTGTCTCAGCTTCGCCCAGTATTTGACCCAGCAAACGGGACAGTAACAGCAGGTACTTCATCTGCACTGTCTGATGGTGCATCGGCAATGTTGATCATGAGTGAAGATAAAGCCAACGCGCTTGGCCTGAAGATTCGTGCTCGCGTGAAATCGATGGCTATCGCAGGCTGCGATCCTTCAATCATGGGTTACGGCCCAGTACCAGCGACTCAAAAAGCGTTAAAACGTGCAGGTCTGAACATTGAAGATATGGGCGTTATTGAGCTCAACGAAGCGTTCGCTGCTCAATCTCTGCCATGTGCTAAAGACCTAGGTCTGTTGGATGTGGTTGATGAGAAAGTTAACCTTAACGGTGGTGCGATTGCACTCGGTCACCCACTGGGTTGTTCTGGCTCTCGTATATCGACCACCCTAATCAACCTGATGGAAGCGCAAGACGTGAAATACGGCTTAGCGACCATGTGTATTGGTTTAGGCCAAGGTATTGCAACGGTATTTGAACGCCCATAG
- a CDS encoding valine--pyruvate transaminase — MQFSKFGEKFNRYSGITRLMDDLNDGLRTSGAIMLGGGNPAAIPAMLDYFNQASADMLASGELIAALANYDGPQGKDSFIKSLAGMLKETYGWDISEKNISLTNGSQSGFFYLFNLLAGQQPDGSHKKILLPIAPEYIGYGDAGIDDDIFISYHPEIELLENRQFKYHVDFEQLKVDDSVAAICASRPTNPTGNVLTDEEVRKLDKLARENNIPLLIDNAYGLPFPNIIFEDVEPFWNENTILCMSLSKLGLPGVRCGIVIASEEVTQALTNMNGIISLAPNSVGPAIANHMIEKGDLLRLSSEVIKPFYKDKSLRAVELLQEAIDDPRFRIHKPEGAIFLWLWFDELPITTMELYDRLKARGVLIVPGEYFFIGQEDEWDHAHQCLRMNYVQDDEAMQKGISIIAEEVKKAYSEQ, encoded by the coding sequence ATGCAGTTCTCAAAGTTTGGTGAAAAGTTTAATCGATACTCTGGAATCACTCGTTTAATGGATGATTTGAATGATGGCCTGCGAACTTCTGGTGCAATTATGCTCGGTGGTGGTAACCCAGCCGCTATCCCAGCCATGCTCGATTACTTTAACCAAGCCAGTGCCGACATGCTCGCCAGTGGAGAACTCATTGCCGCCCTCGCCAACTACGATGGTCCACAAGGTAAAGACAGCTTCATTAAGTCGTTAGCTGGAATGCTGAAAGAGACCTATGGTTGGGACATCAGCGAGAAAAACATCAGCCTGACCAACGGCAGTCAAAGTGGCTTCTTTTACCTATTCAACCTGTTAGCGGGTCAACAGCCAGACGGTTCTCACAAGAAGATATTGTTGCCGATCGCACCAGAATACATCGGCTACGGCGATGCGGGCATTGATGACGATATTTTTATCTCTTACCACCCAGAGATCGAACTGCTAGAAAACCGCCAGTTTAAATACCACGTTGATTTTGAACAGCTCAAGGTTGATGACTCGGTTGCCGCTATCTGTGCTTCTCGCCCAACCAACCCAACCGGTAACGTGTTGACCGACGAAGAAGTACGTAAACTGGATAAACTGGCGCGTGAAAACAACATTCCGCTACTGATCGATAATGCCTATGGCCTACCGTTTCCAAACATCATCTTTGAAGATGTCGAACCGTTCTGGAATGAAAATACCATTCTGTGCATGAGCTTATCTAAGCTTGGTTTACCGGGTGTACGTTGCGGTATCGTGATTGCGAGCGAAGAAGTAACACAAGCTCTGACCAACATGAATGGCATTATCAGCCTAGCACCAAACAGTGTCGGCCCTGCAATTGCCAATCACATGATTGAAAAAGGCGATTTACTGCGCTTGAGCAGTGAGGTAATAAAACCTTTCTATAAAGACAAATCTCTACGTGCGGTTGAGCTTTTACAAGAAGCGATCGATGACCCTCGCTTCCGTATCCATAAGCCTGAAGGCGCTATTTTCTTATGGCTATGGTTTGATGAACTGCCGATTACCACCATGGAGCTGTACGACCGCCTCAAAGCTCGTGGCGTATTGATTGTTCCGGGTGAATACTTCTTTATCGGCCAAGAAGACGAATGGGATCATGCCCATCAATGTCTACGCATGAACTACGTGCAAGATGATGAGGCGATGCAGAAAGGCATTTCAATCATTGCTGAAGAAGTGAAAAAGGCTTACTCAGAACAGTAA
- the tusA gene encoding sulfurtransferase TusA — MTFKPELATHTLEAEGLRCPEPVMMVRKTIRNMQDGDVLLVKADDPSTTRDIPSFCRFMDHQLVGQATETLPYQYLIRKGLEA, encoded by the coding sequence ATGACATTCAAACCTGAACTGGCAACCCACACTTTAGAAGCTGAAGGCCTGCGTTGCCCAGAGCCAGTAATGATGGTCAGGAAGACAATTAGAAACATGCAGGATGGCGATGTGTTACTGGTAAAAGCTGACGATCCTTCGACAACTCGTGATATTCCGAGCTTTTGTCGATTCATGGATCACCAGTTGGTAGGCCAAGCGACAGAAACGTTGCCTTACCAGTATTTGATCAGAAAGGGATTGGAGGCGTAA
- a CDS encoding LysR family transcriptional regulator, whose translation MELEDIYRRDLNLLVALKVLIEEGSVSQAALRLNLSQSATSRVLGRLRELLNDPLFTRQGQHLIPTKKALEISQRIDQPLESFRQLLSPSDFDPYYCSERFLIATTDYAMQTILPYALPKIYEQAPNISLEFAPLQHEHLFKQLSTERVDMAICRPSGSIAPLHQEVLGPVGVSCLLSKNHPLADKPLSLEDYVSLPHAMIAISDGVKALLDNALANQNPRKMVLRAYHLEAALAIVDRMPLVITVPADLAYLVAERYDLVVKPLPFEFMPFDYSLIWHSRCDSSASQQWLRRVVKEECGELIQKRIADVGLG comes from the coding sequence GTGGAATTAGAAGACATCTATCGTAGAGACCTGAATTTACTGGTCGCCTTAAAGGTATTGATTGAAGAGGGCAGTGTTAGTCAAGCTGCGCTTCGTCTTAACCTAAGCCAGTCGGCAACCAGCCGAGTATTAGGCCGCTTAAGAGAACTACTCAACGATCCCCTGTTTACACGCCAAGGTCAGCACCTTATTCCCACCAAGAAAGCACTCGAGATCAGCCAGCGCATTGATCAGCCTTTAGAATCATTCCGTCAGTTGCTTAGTCCGAGTGATTTCGATCCTTACTATTGCAGTGAGCGTTTTTTAATTGCGACCACTGACTACGCGATGCAAACCATCTTGCCTTATGCGTTGCCTAAGATTTATGAACAAGCTCCTAATATCTCTTTGGAGTTTGCTCCGTTGCAGCATGAACATTTGTTTAAACAGCTCAGCACCGAACGTGTGGATATGGCGATTTGTCGCCCGAGTGGCAGCATTGCACCACTTCATCAAGAGGTCTTGGGGCCGGTCGGTGTGTCGTGTCTGTTATCTAAAAACCACCCATTAGCCGATAAGCCTTTAAGCCTTGAAGACTATGTATCACTCCCGCACGCGATGATTGCGATCAGTGATGGCGTTAAGGCTTTATTAGACAATGCCTTAGCCAATCAAAACCCACGCAAAATGGTGCTGCGTGCTTATCACCTTGAAGCGGCATTGGCGATTGTCGATAGAATGCCGTTGGTGATCACAGTGCCTGCTGATTTAGCTTACTTGGTGGCTGAGCGTTATGACTTGGTCGTTAAACCGCTGCCATTCGAGTTTATGCCGTTTGATTACTCACTGATTTGGCATTCACGCTGCGATTCTTCTGCCTCGCAACAATGGTTAAGAAGGGTGGTAAAAGAGGAGTGTGGTGAGTTGATCCAGAAGCGTATTGCGGATGTTGGCTTGGGTTAA
- the glyS gene encoding glycine--tRNA ligase subunit beta, protein MAKNFLIELGTEELPPTALRSLAEAFASNFEAGLKAAELSHEGIKWYAAPRRLALKVTALAEGQADKVVEKRGPAISVAFDAEGNATKAAQGWARGNGITVEQADRLKTDKGEWLLFKQEVAGKPVQELVMDIAAKALAGLPIPKAMRWGNSDIQFIRPVKTLTVLLGDELVEGEILGVASARTIRGHRFMGEQEFTIDSADQYPAILEERGKVMADYDARKAIILADAKKAADAVGGIADLEDDLVEEVTSLVEWPVVLTAKFEQEFLKVPSEALVYTMKGDQKYFPVYDADKNLLPNFIFVSNIESKEPRHVIEGNEKVVRPRLADAEFFFNTDRKRPLIDRLAELDQAIFQKQLGTIKDKTDRITELAGYIAEQIDADVEKSKRAGLLAKCDLMTSMVFEFTDTQGVMGMHYATHDGEDEQVALALYEQYMPRFAGDTLPSTGISSAVAMADKLDTIVGIFGIGQAPKGSDPFALRRASLGVLRIIVENGYNLDLTDLIGKAKELLGDKLTNENVEADVIDFMLGRFRAWYQDAGFSVDIIQAVLARRPTKPADFDQRVKAVSHFRELEAAEALAAANKRVGNILAKFDGELPAEIDLTLLQEDAEKALAENVEVMTEALEPAFATGNYQEALSKLADLREPVDAFFDNVMVMADDEALKKNRLTLLNNLRNLFLQIADISLLQK, encoded by the coding sequence ATGGCGAAGAATTTTCTAATTGAACTGGGTACGGAAGAGCTTCCACCAACGGCACTTCGTTCTCTAGCAGAAGCCTTTGCTTCTAACTTTGAAGCGGGCCTTAAAGCGGCTGAGCTTTCTCACGAAGGCATTAAGTGGTACGCAGCACCTCGTCGTCTAGCACTTAAAGTGACGGCACTGGCTGAAGGCCAAGCAGACAAAGTCGTTGAGAAGCGCGGTCCTGCAATTTCTGTCGCATTCGATGCTGAAGGCAACGCGACTAAAGCTGCACAAGGATGGGCTCGTGGTAACGGTATTACTGTTGAGCAAGCTGACCGCCTGAAAACAGACAAAGGCGAGTGGCTTCTTTTCAAACAGGAAGTAGCTGGCAAACCTGTTCAAGAATTGGTGATGGACATCGCTGCGAAAGCTCTCGCTGGCCTACCAATCCCTAAAGCAATGCGCTGGGGTAACTCAGACATTCAATTTATCCGTCCAGTGAAAACACTGACAGTACTACTAGGTGATGAGCTTGTTGAAGGCGAGATCCTAGGCGTAGCTTCTGCTCGTACTATCCGTGGCCACCGTTTCATGGGCGAACAAGAGTTCACTATCGACTCTGCTGACCAATACCCTGCGATCTTAGAAGAGCGCGGTAAAGTAATGGCAGATTACGATGCGCGTAAAGCGATCATCCTTGCTGATGCTAAAAAAGCAGCAGACGCGGTTGGCGGTATTGCAGACCTAGAAGATGACCTTGTTGAAGAAGTTACCTCTTTGGTTGAATGGCCAGTGGTGCTTACTGCTAAGTTTGAGCAAGAGTTCCTAAAAGTGCCTTCTGAAGCCTTGGTTTACACCATGAAAGGCGACCAAAAGTACTTCCCAGTGTATGACGCTGATAAGAACCTTCTACCAAACTTCATCTTCGTTTCGAACATCGAGTCTAAAGAGCCTCGTCACGTAATCGAAGGTAACGAGAAGGTTGTACGTCCACGTCTTGCTGATGCTGAGTTCTTCTTCAACACAGACCGTAAGCGCCCGCTGATCGATCGTCTTGCTGAACTAGACCAAGCTATCTTCCAGAAGCAATTGGGTACTATCAAAGACAAAACCGACCGCATCACAGAACTTGCTGGCTACATTGCTGAGCAAATCGATGCTGACGTTGAAAAGTCTAAGCGTGCAGGCCTACTGGCTAAGTGTGACCTAATGACATCTATGGTATTCGAATTTACGGATACTCAAGGTGTGATGGGCATGCACTACGCGACTCACGATGGTGAAGACGAGCAAGTAGCACTGGCACTTTACGAGCAGTACATGCCTCGTTTCGCGGGTGACACACTGCCAAGCACTGGTATTTCATCTGCAGTAGCAATGGCAGACAAGCTAGACACTATCGTAGGTATCTTCGGTATTGGCCAAGCTCCAAAAGGTTCTGACCCATTTGCGCTACGTCGTGCATCACTCGGTGTGCTACGTATCATCGTTGAAAACGGCTACAACCTAGACCTAACCGATCTGATCGGTAAAGCGAAAGAGCTACTAGGCGACAAGCTAACCAACGAAAACGTAGAAGCTGACGTTATCGACTTCATGCTAGGTCGTTTCCGCGCATGGTACCAAGATGCTGGTTTCAGCGTTGATATCATCCAAGCGGTACTAGCACGTCGTCCAACTAAGCCTGCAGACTTTGACCAACGTGTTAAAGCGGTTTCTCACTTCCGTGAACTGGAAGCAGCAGAAGCACTAGCAGCAGCGAACAAACGTGTAGGTAACATCCTTGCGAAATTCGATGGCGAACTACCAGCAGAAATCGACCTAACTCTTCTTCAAGAAGACGCAGAGAAAGCACTGGCTGAAAACGTTGAAGTCATGACGGAAGCACTAGAACCAGCATTCGCAACAGGCAACTACCAAGAAGCCCTAAGCAAGCTTGCTGATCTACGTGAACCTGTTGATGCATTCTTCGATAACGTAATGGTTATGGCTGATGATGAAGCGCTTAAGAAGAACCGTCTAACGCTACTGAACAACCTACGTAACCTGTTCCTACAGATTGCTGACATCTCTCTACTGCAAAAATAA
- a CDS encoding TMEM165/GDT1 family protein, protein MSVLAISITTVALAEIGDKTQLLSLLLASRYRKPIPIIAAIFFATIANHALAAWLGVVIADYLSPEILKWVLVVSFIAMAGWILIPDKLDDDEQISNRGPFVASFIAFFIAEIGDKTQIATSILGAQYSDALTWVILGTTIGMLLANVPVVIIGKLSADKMPLDLIRKITALLFVGLAIAAAFY, encoded by the coding sequence GTGAGCGTTTTAGCAATTTCAATTACAACTGTCGCCTTAGCCGAGATCGGTGATAAGACTCAGTTGCTATCCCTTTTATTAGCCAGTCGATATCGCAAGCCGATACCTATTATCGCGGCTATCTTCTTTGCCACCATTGCCAATCATGCTCTTGCTGCATGGCTCGGTGTCGTTATCGCAGATTACTTATCTCCTGAAATCTTAAAATGGGTGCTGGTGGTCAGTTTCATTGCGATGGCGGGCTGGATTCTGATTCCGGATAAGTTGGATGACGATGAGCAGATCTCGAATCGAGGCCCATTTGTTGCCAGTTTTATCGCTTTCTTTATTGCTGAGATTGGTGATAAGACTCAGATTGCGACCTCCATTTTAGGGGCTCAATATTCTGATGCATTAACGTGGGTAATTCTTGGCACAACGATCGGTATGTTGTTGGCGAATGTGCCTGTAGTGATCATTGGTAAGTTATCGGCAGACAAGATGCCTCTTGATCTGATTCGCAAGATCACCGCCTTGTTATTCGTGGGTTTGGCTATCGCAGCGGCTTTCTATTAA